The nucleotide window ATTATCATCTTAACTATTCACCAGAAAACAAGAACGAAGAGGTATTCAGTAAATACGGAAATCCTGGTGAAAAGTATGGCTACCCGGTTTTCATTGTTCTGGATAAGAACGGCAAGCTAATCCATACCCAGGACAGTGCGGTACTGGAGGAGGGTAAGGGTTACAGCAAAGATAAAGTGATGGCGTTTCTTGATAAATGGAAATAAAAAAAGGCGGCTTACAAACTGAAAGCCGCCTTTTTTATACTTTTTATGAATCAAATCAGTTGTTCCATACTTGAAACACTTCTGTTTTTTTGATATTCTTCGAGTTTCCGGCGTACAAATCTTAAAACAAACGGAGCTAAGTAAATTAGGGCTGCACCGATAAGTTTGTTTTTCCAGCTGGTACTGCGGAGACTCTTCCGGGCATAATTTCCCACCAGGGCAACTACTCCCAATTTCAGTGCATCTTCCACGGCCCCGGACTTCGCAGCAGTATCGGCAAAACCCAATACCGCATTTCTGCTAAGTAGCTGTTCTTTCACACCGGTGCTTATCCGCCTCATTATCTCTTCCTTTTTTATTACAACAGTGCGTTCGCCGTTTTCATCTATTTCCTCTTTCAGGAACTGATCGGTGAACCCATTAGTGAAGGCGCTCAGACTTTCTTTGGTGTTGTCAAAAGTTAGCAGGTCTTCCATTTCAGAAACCTCTTTCTTCAACAGGGCCTTTTTTCGCCTTAGTTCTTCCAGATTGCTGTATTTCGTACCCATTAGTCCGGTGTATTAAACATTTTTATCAGTTTATTGGAAATCATATCCTTGATGGATTTTCCTGCAAATACCAGTACAAGTATAATCAGGAGATAAAATCCCGCCACGATTAGGAATCCATATGCATAACTGTCCAAAGCGGCACCAATTAAAAGTGCTATACCGATATTGAGCAGTATTAGAAAAAAAAGTGCAAAAACAGCCATCACTACCGCCAGAATAATGGTCGAGACTGTAAGCACACCTTTTTCGGTTGCTTCCATCTTAAGCAGGTCAACACGCTTCAAGGCGTAATCTTTTAAAAGGTCCAGCATAATAAATGGGTTTCAGTTAAAAAAAAAGGAACATTTCTGTTCCTTTTATAGCGGAGTTGTAAACGTGTTACTTAAGACCGTCCAGTTCAGTTTCAACATCTTTTACAACGTCTGTTGCCTGAGCCATTGCCTGGTCTTTATATTTGTCGTAGCCCTCACGTACTGTGTGCGCCACATTATCTACTGTTTCCTTGAAAGTGGAAGAAATGTTACCGTATTGGTCTTTTACCAAACCAGACACTTCAGTATACTTCTCCTTCGCTTTTTCTGTAACTTTACCGTACTGGTCTACAGCCTGATCTTTCAGGTCATTAGCTTTCTCCTTGATTTTCTTTCTGGTTTCCTTACCTTCTTCCGGAGCATAAAGCATTCCCAGTACCACACCTGCTGCAGCACCTGCCAGTAATCCTGCTAATACCGCTGCTGCATTGTTACCTTTTTTTGACATCTTATTTAATTTTAAATTGTTAGTGTATTAATTGAACAATTCATTTTCAACAATATACATACCAAATGATATTATGTCACTCATAAAAAAACGTTAAAACTCCTTTATGTAGGAGGTTATAAGAGATATAGTCTCTTCCTTATTCAGATCTGTGTTGTCTATCAGTATGGCGTCTGCCGCTTTTTTCAATGGCGCTGTTTCGCGTTCGCTGTCTATCCTGTCACGTGTTACCAGATTTTCGCGGACTGCCATTTTGTCGATGGTGACTCCCTGGTTTGTCAGTTCCAGATGCCGGCGGTTGGTACGCTCGTCTACACTGGCGGTCAGGAAAAACTTGTAATCTGCATCCGGCAGAACCACTGTTCCGATGTCGCGGCCATCCATTATTATGCCTCCGGCCGCTGCTCCTTTACGCTGCAGGTCCAACAGGTAGTTACGGACTTCGGCCTGTTTCGCTACCAGACTCACAAAACCTGATATCTCCGGTTCACGGATTTCCGCAGTAATATCCTGTCCGTTCAGAAAGAGAACCAATGTGCCGGAAATATTCCGGAATTCCAGATTTATTGAAGGAAGTTCACTGATCAGGCAGCCGAAATCAATTTCCTCATTGTTAAAGCAATGATGAAGTGCATAGTAAGTTACCGCCCTGTACAGTGCACCGGTATCCATATGAACGAGTCCCAGCCGGGCAGCGATTGCTTTGGAGATGGAGCTCTTTCCTGTAGACGAAAATCCGTCTATCGCGATTACAGGTTTTCTCATGATGCAAAAGTCGGCCAAAAATTTATATTACGGAAATAATAACAGTTACAATGCGGGCGCGGAAGGTGCTTAGTACCTGTTTCCGCTCATGTCCAGCGAAATACCCAGCATATTCATATTCCCGGCAGCATGATAGCGAACATGGGAATAATCGACACGGAGACTGTTGAATTTTACACCGAAACCCGCGCTCAGACCTGCAAAGCTGCGCTGGTCCACGACAGAAAGTTCGTTGCCGCGCTTGACATTATAACCCAAACGGATATTAAATGTGCTTTCGGGAAAAATCTCGGCACCGAAGGAAATATGATCAAGTATTTTTCTGCCAAATCCGGTTTCCTGGCCGTTGCTGTTATATTCGGACGAAATATCAAATTGCTGAAGGTCATGTGCAGTGATGGTGATTGCTGCGGGAAAGTTTTTAAGGATCCGTGTGTATCCCAGGTCTACCCGGAAGGGCAGGTTTTCCCTTTCTCCATTAAAGGATTTGAATTGGTAACCAAAATTTCGGGCTACAACGCCAATGGTCTCATTCGTTTTTTTGAAATGATAGGTGACGCCAAAATTTCCTGCGACAGCCATGGAGGTATAGCTGTCAATTTTTGCATTCACCAGATTTACACTGGCACCAATGGTCCATTCATCCTCAAACTGATAGGCATAACCCGCTCCGATCGCCGCGTCATAGGCCCCGAATTCACCGTTTTCGAAACCGGCTTCATCGGTTCTGGGCATCCGGCCATAATCCATGTACCGGGCGTTGGCGGTAATCAGATGGCCTTCTTCGAAGGCATGCGCGTAATTTACAGTACCGTATTTGGATCCTGCCAGATAAGTTGCGGCATTCACGGAAATTTGTTTATGCATGTCCAGGTTAAGAAGTGCAGGGTTCACCGCAGCAAAATTGACGTCATGGTCACGTACTGAAACTGCATCTCCTCCCAGAGCGGCCTGCCGGGCAGAAACCGGAAGATTGAGAAAAGGATATACATTCTCACCCGTTTGCGCGGACACAGTAATGCCCACCAGGAGCAACGCAGAAATTATAATCTTCTTCAAAATGCGGTTATCTATTGCAAAAATAATTCTTTTCTATACTTATCAAAATTTTTAGCAAATTATTTGGTCTAAACTGATGGAATTACCAACTGTTTTATAGTCATTTCGTTATATTTGCAGCACTAAAACAGACTTATAATCCCACCTGAGACCCTATTGGAAATGAAATATAAAAGAATCTTGCTGAAACTGAGCGGTGAAGCCCTTATGGGAAACCTGCCCTACGGAATTGATAATGAAAGGCTGAAAGAATATGCACAGGAAATTAAGCAGGCCGTAGATGTGGGCTGTGAAGTAGCAGTGGTTATTGGCGGAGGAAATATATTTCGTGGTGTAGCAGGTGCGGCCAAAGGAATGGACCGTGTACAGGGCGACTATATGGGCATGCTGGCCACCGTGATAAACGGAATGGCTTTGCAGGGCGCCCTGGAAGATGCCGGTGTGAAAACACGTCTTCAGAGTGCCATCGAAATGGACAAAGTGGCTGAACCATTCATTAAGAGAAGGGCTGTAAGGCATTTGGAAAAAGGTCGTGTAGTCATTTTCGGCGCCGGGACCGGTAATCCGTATTTCACCACTGATACTGCCGCAACTCTGCGTGCAATTGAGATCGGTGCCGACGTAATTTTGAAAGGAACCCGCGTTGACGGTATCTACGACAGCGATCCGGAAAAAAACTCCGATGCGAAAAAATTCAACTCCCTTACATTCGATGAGGTGTTCGACAGGAACCTGAAGGTCATGGACATGACCGCATTCACTCTCAGTCACGAGAATAAGTTACCGATCGTGGTGTTTGATATGAACCGTGCCGGAAATCTTCTTAAAATTGTTGAAGGCGAGAGAATAGGGACGCTCGTAGATTTATAGATCATTTAACTAAAATATTTTATTATGGAAGAATTGGATATGATTAAGGATATGGTGAAGCAGGAAATGGATGCAGCAATTAAGCACCTGGACCATGCTTTCCAGAAAATCCGTGCCGGCCGTGCCTCCACATCTATGGTGCAGGATGTAATGGTAGAATACTATGGTGCCTTAACACCGCTGAACCAGGTAGCCAACGTTTCCGTTCCGGATGCCATGACCATTTCCATACAACCCTGGGACAGAAGCGCTGTAGGTGCTATAGAAAAGGCAATTGTAAATTCCAACCTGGGCTTTGCCCCATCCAATAACGGAGATACTATTATTCTGAATGTGCCGCCACTAACTGAAGAGAGAAGACGCGATCTTGCCAAACAGGCAAAAGGGGAGTCCGACCAGACAAAGATTACGGTTAGAAATGCGCGACAGGACGGCATGAAGGAACTGAAAAAACTGGACGGGGTTTCCGAAGACCTGATTAAGGACATGGAAAGCCAAATTCAGGACATGACCGACAGTTACGTTAAACTTTGTGACGAACACCTGAAAACCAAAGAGGCTGATATTATGAAAGTCTGATATAATCAGATATTATTTTGAATAAACCGGGCGGAGCTGCACAATTTGCAACTCCGCCCAGTTTATTTAATCTCTTATTACTGATAACGCTGATGTTCCTTTTCTTTGCTGAAGATTCTGATCAGCGGTTTGAAAAGTGACCTGTACTTCTCCGCATCAAATAACTGCGAGTCTGTAAGGGCTTTGTAGGTGAGCCAGATACTGAACGGAAAGAGAATCATATTAGGAATCCAGGCGGCCAAAAATGGGTTCAGCGTGCCGTTCCAGGCCAGATTTTCCACCGAGATATTCATTACATAAAATACAATAAAGATGATGATGGCAATGACTACCGGCAAACCCATACCTCCTTTCCGGATAATGGAGCCCAGACTGGCACCAATCAGAAAGAAAATGATGCACGTCACAGAATAGGCAATGATCCGCTGCTGATAGAGGACTACGCGGCTAAAGCTTTTAATAGTGGGAAGCATTTGCTGCTCGCGGTTCTGAATGCTCACTTTCAGGGATTCAATTTTCTGGTATGCGCCTGCCAGTGCCCGCAGCTGGACGTCCTGCTTCAGCGTATCCATCCTGACCTGTGCCTTAAGCTTGCCCGCCGGCACCTTTTTTTTGTCAATGTAGCTCATATAAGGGTTCACCTGGCTCACGAGGTCCACATTGATGTTGTTGAACATCCTTGTATTTTCGTCCTTGGTCCTGTTTATAGTTGTGGTAAGCTGGTTATAAGTCTGGAATCTATAGTCATCGGTGATCTTTTCTTCTTCAATGGCTTTGTTTATGATTTCGCTGATGTCAAAATGGGAGGTTAGGGTATCAAACTTAATGGCCTGGTCCGGCTGTTTGTTTCTCGCCTCAAAATTCTGGTTAGCGATTTGGTCTTCGAAAACATATCCGTTAAAGAGAATCAGTTTAAGGTAGTTTTGGTTTTCAGTAGAAGGTGCCAGCTTGCCGCGGTGGGCGCGTATGGACTGCTGGTTTTCGTAGGAATTGGCTTTTTTGTGGATGTAAATACCCTCCAGATTCTCACCGTTCTCACCACTGATTTTGTCAAATTTTACAAGATAACCCGGAATCTGGTCTATAAACTGCCCGGGTGTAAAATTCAGAGCCGGCCGCGACTGTACAATATTATAGAGCATATTTTTGGCCTTCCGCTGGAAGTCCGGAGTAATATTATTCTGAAACAAAAAAAGTATAATTGAGAGAAAAACCGACACAAAGAAGAGTGGAGTCATTACCCTGGTCAGTGATATTCCGGCAGCTTTCATTGCGGCCAGTTCATAACGTTCGCCAAGTTCTCCAAAGGTCATTATGGATGAAAGCAGGATAGTAAGCGGCAGCACAAGATTGATGACACCTACACCATAGTAAAACAGCAGCTTGATAATTTCCCAATAGCTAAGGCCTTTGCCCATAAACTGCCCAAGCTGTATCCATACGATGTTGACGATGAATATAAAAAAGAGGACGCTGAATATAAAAAAGAACGGACCGAAAAAAGTTTTTATTATATAACGGTCTAATAATTTAAACATCCTTCAAAATTAAGAAAAAGCCACAAAGAATTGCTTTGTGACTTTCAAATTTATGATTGTTATTTAATTACAGTTCGGTGATTACGTAATTCTGGAACTTCTGTCTGTTGAATGTAAACATGTCCGAAGCCAGGTTTTGGTTATCTTTATACTCCTTGATGGCTATTACCGCGACATCTTTGTTGGTACCGTGCTGTTCCAGCTTAACTAGTTGCTTATTGGCTGTATCTACATACAGGTTCACCTGTTTCAGACCGTTTGCTTTTACCGGTGTCAGTTTTATATAGTCGGTATTTACGCCGTTTACTGTTCTCTTACCCGAATAAGTAGCATTAAAATCTTTCTTATAGGAAGTTAGGTAACTTGTAGGCGAAAACATCACATCGCTGCCGTTAGGCTTTGCTATGGTTACTTCCTTGTCGTCATCATTGATATTGTATATCCTGTTACCGTCAAAGATTTGCTCCGTACCCATGATTTTCAGTTTGTATTTGGGTCCTTCAGCATAGTAAATTCCGGTTTCGGTCTTGTTTACCTGCCCGTTAATGCCGGAACCAAAGGTAAATTTGAAATAAGAATTTTTCTTGGCTTTATAGTTAGCTGTAACCGCATCCAGGATCTGTCGGGACTTAGTGTCAATTTTCTGAGCCTGCATCATTGCGGCAGTGCCTACTACCATTGCGCCTGCGGCCAGCTTCACAAATATATTATTCATTTTTTGTCTGTTTATAAAATTAAACTTTTGTTTGAATCTCCACTATAAACTCAAAAAGTATTCCATTATTGCCAAGGCTGTATTTTCTAGTTTTTCAAATCCTGCAGAAACTGCTCCAGGGAATTCAGGTCAGTAATCTGAACTTCACGCGCTTTAGCCCCATTAAATCCACCCACAACGCCGGCCGCTTCAAGCTGATCCATAATCCGGCCGGCGCGGTTATATCCGAGTTTCAGTTGCCTCTGCAGCATGGAAGTTGAGCCCTGCTGGGTGGAAACTACAATTCTGGCCGCCTCTTCAAACAGGGCGTCCTTTTCGTTAGGATCAAAGGCAGCAGGCCCGCTTTGGCCATCTTCCGCCGGAACTTCCGGCAGCATGAAGGCTGATGCATAACCTTTTTGTGCACCTATATAATCTACAATTTTTTCTACTTCAGGAGTATCTACGAAAGCGCACTGCAGCCGCAGAATCTCGTTTCCGTTAAAATAAAGCATATCTCCTTTACCAATAAGCTGGTCTGCACCTGTAGCATCCAGAATTGTACGTGAATCGATGCTGGAAATTACGCGGAAGGCTGCCCTTGCCGGAAAATTGGCTTTTATCATCCCCGTGATTACATTTACAGACGGACGCTGCGTGGCCACGATAAGATGGATGCCCACGGCTCTGGCCAGCTGGGCCAGGCGCGCAATAGGATGTTCTACCTCTTTACCCGCGGTCATAATAAGGTCGGCAAACTCATCCACTACCAGAACGATATAAGGCAGATATCGGTGTCCGTTTTCCGGGTTTAGTTTACGTTCTTTAAACTTGCCGTTATACTCTTTGATTGTACGGCAGAAAGCATTTTTCAAAAGCTCATAGCGTGTATCCATCTCTATGCACAGGGAATTAAGGGTATTAATCACCTTGTGTGTATCGGTAATAATCGCATCCTCAGAATCGGGCAGTTTTGCCAGATAGTGCCGTTCAATCTTCGAGTACAGCGTCAGTTCCACTTTCTTGGGATCCACCATCACGAATTTGAGCTCACTCGGGTGCTTTTTATACAGTAGTGAGGTAAGGATCGCGTTAATACCTACAGATTTACCCTGACCTGTGGCACCGGCCATAAGAAGGTGGGGCATTTTTGCCAGGTCGGCCATGAAGATTTCATTGGATATCGTTTTACCGAAAACCACCGGCAGGTCCATATCCGTATTCTGGAATTTCTGGGAAGCCAGTACGCTTCTCATGGAGACCATTGTGGGGTTTTTCCTGGGAACCTCTATACCTATGGTTCCCTTACCAGGCATGGGTGCAATAATCCGGATCCCCATGGCGGAAAGGTTAAGCGCTATATCATCCTGAAGTTTTTTGATGGCAGCAACACGTATACCCGCTTCAGGTACAATTTCATAGAGGGTAACGGTGGGTCCGATTGTTGCCTTTATTTCGGCAATGCCCACATTGAAATTTTTGAGCAGTCCTACAATCTTATTTTTATTCTCCTCAAGTTCTTCTTTATTGATGGAGATTTCTTCGGAGCCATAATCTTTAAGCAGATTGATGGTGGGCATCTGGAATTTAGCCAGGTCTAGAGTGTGATCATACAGCCCATGCTGTTTCACCAAATCTGCCGACCTTAGGTCGGTTTCATCTTCCGGCTCATCGGTCTCCCGTGCTACTTCCACTTTAAATTCAAAACTGTCCGGTTCCTGTTTAAAGGATGAGACCGGCGCCGATGCGGTAACAGGAGTGCCGGGTGTGAGAGTCACAGTGTGGGTTGCCGCTTCGTCCAATTCCTCAAAAGAGGTGTTATTGGGCGTAGTTATGGTTTGAAGGCCGGTATTCACTTCTACTTCAGGAAAACCTTTCGGCAGCTCGGTTATTGTGCTGATGCGGCGGGGTTCTTCGTCATCTTCGGCTGAAGTTGTGGTGGATGGTGCATCTCCAATACCTGCCGACTCCTCCAGTTGGGTATCTGCTTCAAAATCTTCAGATGAACTGGGCATCATGCCTTTTATTTTGCCAAGTGTTTTGTCATTAATATCATTCAGTCTGCTTTTTATGGCACTGGGACGCATATTGAATTCCAAGATAAAATACATGCCTATGCTGACGCCTATAACTGCCCAAAGTCCCACCATTCCTATTACTGAGATCAGAAAATCAACAACCTGGAAACCGTACACCCCGCTCAAGGTTCCGACTCCCTGCGTAACTGCGCCAAAGAAAATGGGCAGCCAGCAAATGAAGAACAGGGAATGACCGATGGTTTTCCAGGGTTTGAAATATTTTTTCTTCAGAATGAGCATGCCCACCACAAAGAAGAGAAAGGCCACGATAAATGCCGCCACACCAATACTGTCGAAAATAAATATTTTTCCAAACCAATCGCCCAGTTTTCCAAAAAGGTTTGAAGATTTTACACTGCGGTCCAGCATCGTTCCAGCCTGACTTTGATCCGCTTTCCAGTTCATCAGGTATGAAGCGAAGGACCCTGCCATTACAAGTGACAGTACCAATAATATAATTCCAAAAAATATTCGCGGTTTTGAAAGTATTCTGCTGTTTTCTGCCACGGCAGCTGTTGTGTTTTTTGTGTTCTTTTCCATAGGTCAGTGCCGGCAAATTTAGTAAAAAATAGGTATGATTAGCTGTCGCGGCGCTGCAAATGAAACTGTTTTTGCCGTCCTATGGTGAAGCACGAAACTTCACGCTCAGCATCAGACAGGATTTCAATATTAAATTAATGTTAACAACAAATTCAATTGATAAATATCAGCTATCGGATTGGCTTTTCTAATTTATTGCGTGTATTTTTGCTGATTGATGCACTAAAAAATATTATTTCAGTCTTTTAGCGCTGAAAATTTAACTGATTTACAATGAAAAAAATCCAGAACATCCTTATCAATACACGTACGATGGCAGTGCTGATGCTGGTGTACGCGGCTGCGATGGGATATGCCACCTTCCTTGAAAATGATTACGGAACACCTACCGCAAAAGCCCTTATCTATGAAGCCAAATGGTTTGAGCTTGTAATGTTTCTTCTCATCCTGAATTTCATTGGAAATATATCGCGCTACCGACTTTGGAAACGTGAAAAATGGCCGGTGCTGATCTTTCACCTTTCTTTTGTACTGCTCTTCATTGGCGGAGCCATCACCCGTTATATAAGTTATGAAGGAATCATGCATATCCGTGAGGGCGATACTTCGAATGAGATTGTAACTGATAAGCATTTCCTGAAGATTCAGATAGAAGACAAGGGAGATGTACTGCGTTATCAGGACATTCCCTATCTGATGTCTCCTCTTAACAAGAACCTTAAAGCATCCTATAACTTCCACGACCAGAAAATATCTGTTAAGACCATTGACTTTGTGCAGCGTAAGAAAGACAGTTTGGTGGCAGATCCCAATGGCCTGGAATACCTGCATTTTGTATCGGCGGGAGATAAAGGTAGGGTTAACTATTACCTGAAACCCGGCGAAAGTAAATCACTGGGCGGCACACTGGTTAGCTATAACCGTCCTATAGACGGCGCCATTGAATTTAAAAGCGAGAACGGAAAACTATTTATTAAAACACCTGTGGACGCAAACTATATGGTTATGGCAACGCAGGATAGTGGAAATGTAAAACAGAATGTTTACGAGCCGCTGGCACTTAGAAGTCTCTACACCATCAACGATATCCGTATAGTTGTGCCGGAAGGCCTGAAGAAAGGCAAACTGATGGCTTTTGAAGGTGATAAGAAGAAGGATCAGTCTCTACCCGATGCGCTGACAATGGAAGTGCAGGGACCCAAAACCAAACAGACCGTAGAACTGGTTGTGGAAAGGGGTAATCCAAATCTCTTCAAACAGATCTCAATAGACGGATTGAACATCATGCTGGGCTTCGGCCCGAAAGTGTATACCACGCCTTTCGCACTGCGTCTGGAAGATTTCGTAATGGAAACCTATCCCGGAAGTTCTTCGCCAAGTGCTTACGAAAGCCACGTTACCATTATTGACGAAGGCAAGGAAACCCCTTACAAGATTTATATGAATAATGTACTCAACCATAAAGGGTACCGTTTTTTCCAGGCCAGTTTTGATGAGGACAGACAGGGTACAGTACTTTCCGTGAACCATGACTTCTGGGGAACTTTAATCACTTATATAGGTTATTTCTTCCTCTTCACAGCCATGTTCGTCATCTTCTTCTGGAAGGGAACCCATTTCTGGAAACTCAATAAAATGCTGAAGAACATTAACAAAACCCGTACAGCCAGTGCTGTGGCGCTCTTTATAATGCTGGGTCTCAATGCCCAGAAGATAGAAACTCACAGTACCACCGATGGCAGCCGGGAGAGGGTACAGGTACAGCATTCGCCTGACGATGGCCACAACCATACACCCGGGGAAAGCCATGCAGTG belongs to Chryseobacterium sp. and includes:
- a CDS encoding LolA family protein, with protein sequence MNNIFVKLAAGAMVVGTAAMMQAQKIDTKSRQILDAVTANYKAKKNSYFKFTFGSGINGQVNKTETGIYYAEGPKYKLKIMGTEQIFDGNRIYNINDDDKEVTIAKPNGSDVMFSPTSYLTSYKKDFNATYSGKRTVNGVNTDYIKLTPVKANGLKQVNLYVDTANKQLVKLEQHGTNKDVAVIAIKEYKDNQNLASDMFTFNRQKFQNYVITEL
- the porQ gene encoding type IX secretion system protein PorQ, giving the protein MKKIIISALLLVGITVSAQTGENVYPFLNLPVSARQAALGGDAVSVRDHDVNFAAVNPALLNLDMHKQISVNAATYLAGSKYGTVNYAHAFEEGHLITANARYMDYGRMPRTDEAGFENGEFGAYDAAIGAGYAYQFEDEWTIGASVNLVNAKIDSYTSMAVAGNFGVTYHFKKTNETIGVVARNFGYQFKSFNGERENLPFRVDLGYTRILKNFPAAITITAHDLQQFDISSEYNSNGQETGFGRKILDHISFGAEIFPESTFNIRLGYNVKRGNELSVVDQRSFAGLSAGFGVKFNSLRVDYSHVRYHAAGNMNMLGISLDMSGNRY
- a CDS encoding LptF/LptG family permease; translation: MFKLLDRYIIKTFFGPFFFIFSVLFFIFIVNIVWIQLGQFMGKGLSYWEIIKLLFYYGVGVINLVLPLTILLSSIMTFGELGERYELAAMKAAGISLTRVMTPLFFVSVFLSIILFLFQNNITPDFQRKAKNMLYNIVQSRPALNFTPGQFIDQIPGYLVKFDKISGENGENLEGIYIHKKANSYENQQSIRAHRGKLAPSTENQNYLKLILFNGYVFEDQIANQNFEARNKQPDQAIKFDTLTSHFDISEIINKAIEEEKITDDYRFQTYNQLTTTINRTKDENTRMFNNINVDLVSQVNPYMSYIDKKKVPAGKLKAQVRMDTLKQDVQLRALAGAYQKIESLKVSIQNREQQMLPTIKSFSRVVLYQQRIIAYSVTCIIFFLIGASLGSIIRKGGMGLPVVIAIIIFIVFYVMNISVENLAWNGTLNPFLAAWIPNMILFPFSIWLTYKALTDSQLFDAEKYRSLFKPLIRIFSKEKEHQRYQ
- a CDS encoding FtsK/SpoIIIE family DNA translocase, with protein sequence MEKNTKNTTAAVAENSRILSKPRIFFGIILLVLSLVMAGSFASYLMNWKADQSQAGTMLDRSVKSSNLFGKLGDWFGKIFIFDSIGVAAFIVAFLFFVVGMLILKKKYFKPWKTIGHSLFFICWLPIFFGAVTQGVGTLSGVYGFQVVDFLISVIGMVGLWAVIGVSIGMYFILEFNMRPSAIKSRLNDINDKTLGKIKGMMPSSSEDFEADTQLEESAGIGDAPSTTTSAEDDEEPRRISTITELPKGFPEVEVNTGLQTITTPNNTSFEELDEAATHTVTLTPGTPVTASAPVSSFKQEPDSFEFKVEVARETDEPEDETDLRSADLVKQHGLYDHTLDLAKFQMPTINLLKDYGSEEISINKEELEENKNKIVGLLKNFNVGIAEIKATIGPTVTLYEIVPEAGIRVAAIKKLQDDIALNLSAMGIRIIAPMPGKGTIGIEVPRKNPTMVSMRSVLASQKFQNTDMDLPVVFGKTISNEIFMADLAKMPHLLMAGATGQGKSVGINAILTSLLYKKHPSELKFVMVDPKKVELTLYSKIERHYLAKLPDSEDAIITDTHKVINTLNSLCIEMDTRYELLKNAFCRTIKEYNGKFKERKLNPENGHRYLPYIVLVVDEFADLIMTAGKEVEHPIARLAQLARAVGIHLIVATQRPSVNVITGMIKANFPARAAFRVISSIDSRTILDATGADQLIGKGDMLYFNGNEILRLQCAFVDTPEVEKIVDYIGAQKGYASAFMLPEVPAEDGQSGPAAFDPNEKDALFEEAARIVVSTQQGSTSMLQRQLKLGYNRAGRIMDQLEAAGVVGGFNGAKAREVQITDLNSLEQFLQDLKN
- the pyrH gene encoding UMP kinase: MKYKRILLKLSGEALMGNLPYGIDNERLKEYAQEIKQAVDVGCEVAVVIGGGNIFRGVAGAAKGMDRVQGDYMGMLATVINGMALQGALEDAGVKTRLQSAIEMDKVAEPFIKRRAVRHLEKGRVVIFGAGTGNPYFTTDTAATLRAIEIGADVILKGTRVDGIYDSDPEKNSDAKKFNSLTFDEVFDRNLKVMDMTAFTLSHENKLPIVVFDMNRAGNLLKIVEGERIGTLVDL
- a CDS encoding phosphoribosyl-ATP pyrophosphatase, with amino-acid sequence MGTKYSNLEELRRKKALLKKEVSEMEDLLTFDNTKESLSAFTNGFTDQFLKEEIDENGERTVVIKKEEIMRRISTGVKEQLLSRNAVLGFADTAAKSGAVEDALKLGVVALVGNYARKSLRSTSWKNKLIGAALIYLAPFVLRFVRRKLEEYQKNRSVSSMEQLI
- a CDS encoding phage holin family protein, giving the protein MLDLLKDYALKRVDLLKMEATEKGVLTVSTIILAVVMAVFALFFLILLNIGIALLIGAALDSYAYGFLIVAGFYLLIILVLVFAGKSIKDMISNKLIKMFNTPD
- the frr gene encoding ribosome recycling factor; the encoded protein is MEELDMIKDMVKQEMDAAIKHLDHAFQKIRAGRASTSMVQDVMVEYYGALTPLNQVANVSVPDAMTISIQPWDRSAVGAIEKAIVNSNLGFAPSNNGDTIILNVPPLTEERRRDLAKQAKGESDQTKITVRNARQDGMKELKKLDGVSEDLIKDMESQIQDMTDSYVKLCDEHLKTKEADIMKV
- a CDS encoding YtxH domain-containing protein, which gives rise to MSKKGNNAAAVLAGLLAGAAAGVVLGMLYAPEEGKETRKKIKEKANDLKDQAVDQYGKVTEKAKEKYTEVSGLVKDQYGNISSTFKETVDNVAHTVREGYDKYKDQAMAQATDVVKDVETELDGLK
- the cmk gene encoding (d)CMP kinase is translated as MRKPVIAIDGFSSTGKSSISKAIAARLGLVHMDTGALYRAVTYYALHHCFNNEEIDFGCLISELPSINLEFRNISGTLVLFLNGQDITAEIREPEISGFVSLVAKQAEVRNYLLDLQRKGAAAGGIIMDGRDIGTVVLPDADYKFFLTASVDERTNRRHLELTNQGVTIDKMAVRENLVTRDRIDSERETAPLKKAADAILIDNTDLNKEETISLITSYIKEF